A genomic window from Amia ocellicauda isolate fAmiCal2 chromosome 15, fAmiCal2.hap1, whole genome shotgun sequence includes:
- the LOC136771727 gene encoding protein mono-ADP-ribosyltransferase PARP12, producing the protein MANDNVSTYVTRLLCGTQGCLSFKQLHKEVNDKFGISCQALIDILRDGSKFIIAQGKEEKIPGFDLSSDSTIITKTSVRLCESYPNCDNCNNLHLCKYFIYGTCPNGNGGDKCASSHESHSAHNLAILRKNQLQDLEEVKLFQLLLQNDSSLLPEICPYYNKGDGEHGSCEFKIDCANLHVCQYFYRGDCKFGSVCKRSHESDPRKILAWRFSAEIASILPGIYKNKYMIDNSERTNKA; encoded by the exons ATGGCAAATGACAATGTCTCTACCTATGTTACAAGGCTTCTGTGTGGTACCCAAGGGTGTTTGTCATTCAAGCAACTTCACAAGGAGGTTAACGATAAATTCGGGATTTCATGTCAGGCGCTCATTGACATCTTGAGAGATGGCAGTAAATTCATCATAGCACAAGGCAAAGAAGAGAAGATTCCAGGCTTTGATCTGAGCTCCGACAGCACAATCATCACCAAGACTTCAGTGCGACTGTGTGAAAGCTACCCAAACTGTGACAATTGCAACAATCTTCACCTGTGTAAATACTTCATTTATGGAACCTGCCCAAATGGAAATGGAGG TGACAAGTGTGCAAGTTCCCACGAGAGTCACTCAGCCCACAACTTGGCCATTTTGAGAAAAAATCAGCTGCAGGACCTGGAAGAAGTGAAGCTGTTCCAACTACTGCTGCAAAATGACTCTTCCCTTCTGCCCGAG ATCTGTCCTTATTATAATAAGGGCGATGGAGAACATGGATCCTGTGAATTCAAAATCGACTGTGCTAACCTCCATGTCTGCCAATACTTCTATCGAGGAGACTGCAAGTTTGGATCTGTTTGCAAGAGGTCCCACGAATCTGATCCTCGGAAAATTCTAGCATGGAGATTCAGTGCAGAGATTGCCAGCATCCTGCCTGGCATTTACAAGAACAAGTACATGATTGACAATTCCGAGAGAACAAACA AAGCCTGA
- the LOC136771435 gene encoding protein mono-ADP-ribosyltransferase PARP12-like, whose amino-acid sequence MEEIEKAYCNPENNTSKGLDFITMKYGSSNVRRLSTASSVTKPPNFVLTTKWVWYWKNEHGKWIEYGHHADKKSGASISSITLEKVYAEGADSKSFSAADQQYVIYFKDMYQQNQKHYTKRDVRRRPRFVSVEEVKKKLETDSEKTSDPASSFPIHWDKGVLPEFGYMRIAVTNTKDEFKTVETAFRKTMNTNQIHKIERIQNPSLWKVFQWQKEQMEKSKEGKEVDERFLFHGTKAELIDPICEQNFDWRICGVNGTSYGKGSYFARDASYSNKYSKVKDGHKYMFFVRVLAGEFTKGHSNIVRPPILYDSCVNSTTDPTIFVIFEKYQIYPEYLIEYS is encoded by the exons ATGGAAGAAATTGAAAAGGCATACTGTAACCCAGAAAACAACACCAG TAAGGGACTCGATTTCATCACTATGAAATATGGATCTTCTAACGTCAGACGCCTCTCCACTGCCTCCTCGGTCACCAAACCTCCAAATTTCGTTCTGACCACAAAATGGGTCTGGTACTGGAAGAATGAACACGGGAAGTGGATTGAGTATGGGCACCAT GCTGATAAGAAATCTGGGGCGTCAATCTCGTCAATCACCTTGGAAAAGGTCTATGCAGAAGGTGCTGACAGCAAGTCTTTCAGCGCCGCTGATCAGCAGTATGTTATATACTTTAAAG ACATGTATCAGCAGAACCAAAAGCATTATACAAAAAGAGATGTACGAAGGCGGCCAAGATTTGTTTCTGTAGAAGAAGTGAAGAAAAAGCTTGAGAC GGATTCTGAAAAAACAAGTGATCCTGCTTCATCGTTTCCGATTCATTGGGACAAGGGTGTTCTCCCAGAGTTTGGATACATG CGGATTGCAGTAACTAACACTAAAGATGAATTCAAAACAGTGGAAACTGCCTTTAGGAAGACAATGAATACAAACCAAATCCACAAGATTGAACGGATCCAGAATCCATCTCTCTGGAAGGTGTTCCAGTG GCAAAAAGAGCAAATGGAGAAAAGCAAAGAAGGGAAAGAAGTGGATGAGCGCTTCTTGTTCCATGGCACAAAAGCAGAATTGATTGATCCTATTTGTGAACAAAACTTTGACTGGAGAATCTGTGGAGTCAATGGCACATCATATGGAAAAG GAAGTTACTTTGCCAGGGATGCATCCTATTCTAATAAGTACTCCAAAGTTAAAGATGGCCACAAGTACATGTTTTTTGTGAGGGTCCTTGCTGGAGAATTCACCAAAGGACACAGCAACATTGTACGCCCTCCTATATTGTATGACAGCTGTGTCAATTCTACGACGGATCCTACAATTTTTGTCATCTTTGAGAAATACCAGATCTACCCTGAGTACCTCATTGAGTACAGTTAA